A window from Pseudomonas alloputida encodes these proteins:
- a CDS encoding TonB-dependent siderophore receptor — protein MRHAIRAVLFGTALGLATVPQLSVAADTAEVSQHYAIPAGQLTDVLNTIARQAGITLSSTPQLTDGLHSNGLQGQYTADQALRQLLNGSGLEAVSQGGRNYVLQAQRQNAALALPDTDIRSFSLGNALGSMEGYNATHSQVATKTSMPLVETSQSVSVVTRQQMDDQGSQTVAQAMRYTPGVLTNPYGATHRYDYVAMRGFNDGSVDNIYVDGLKSMGDNGTYSTMQVDPYFLERIDILKGPSSVLYGRSSPGGLVALTTKKPLFAPYHQVQATMGTQGQRGVGFDFSGPVDDDKRIAYRLTGLADASDTQFDHNKEERYAIAPAISVDFTEDTSLTLQAYLQHDPNGGYHGGNPADGMLHKRNGLRLSDHFFEGEPSIDNYERTQQSFSYQFEHRFNDVFTARQNFRYQDSDVSMDQVYSAGWADVDSNRLNRAYTGGDERLHSYIIDNMLQAEFFTGAAKHTLLLGADYQRRKADVTWRYGTVDPLDAGNPQYGNGNLQVLGENRYQRRLQQTGVYLQDLVELDQWRFSLGLRQDWVKVSEENRDSDSKVSDQRSRFTSRAGVLYLFENGIAPYISYSESFNPNTVSDQQGRPLAPTEGTQWEAGIKYQPPGSDNLFTASVFRIEQENLASKQPDEDFYRPVGEVRSQGLELEAHVQLTDSLKLLGGYTFTDIEYSKSMPSLVSGDLDNKGNSPTQAPKQMLSLWADYNFRQGALDGLRLGGGVRYVGYSWVDAENSMKVPSYTLFDASIGYDLGKLGLTGVDVRLNANNLTNESYITSCASLNYCYMGEERNVSATVSYQF, from the coding sequence TTGCGCCATGCCATCCGGGCTGTTCTGTTTGGTACCGCCCTGGGCCTGGCAACTGTTCCGCAACTTTCCGTTGCGGCCGACACAGCCGAAGTGAGCCAACACTATGCAATACCAGCTGGCCAACTGACCGACGTGCTCAACACAATCGCTCGCCAGGCCGGGATCACCCTATCGAGCACGCCTCAGCTGACCGATGGCCTGCATTCCAACGGACTGCAGGGGCAGTACACAGCCGATCAGGCGCTGCGCCAGTTGCTGAATGGCAGCGGACTGGAAGCCGTCAGCCAGGGGGGACGTAACTATGTGCTGCAGGCACAGCGTCAGAACGCCGCCCTGGCATTGCCAGACACCGACATCCGTAGTTTCTCCCTCGGCAACGCACTGGGCAGCATGGAGGGTTACAACGCCACGCACAGCCAGGTGGCGACCAAGACCAGCATGCCCTTGGTGGAGACATCCCAATCAGTCTCGGTAGTTACTCGCCAGCAAATGGATGATCAGGGCTCTCAGACCGTTGCCCAAGCAATGCGCTACACGCCTGGAGTACTGACCAACCCGTACGGTGCCACTCATCGCTATGACTATGTAGCCATGCGCGGCTTCAACGACGGCTCGGTGGACAACATCTACGTCGATGGGCTCAAGTCAATGGGAGACAACGGCACCTACAGCACCATGCAGGTAGACCCATACTTCCTTGAGCGCATCGACATTCTCAAGGGACCGTCTTCGGTACTGTACGGGCGAAGCTCGCCGGGTGGCCTGGTAGCCCTGACCACCAAGAAGCCACTCTTTGCTCCTTACCATCAGGTTCAGGCCACTATGGGTACTCAGGGCCAGCGTGGCGTGGGCTTCGACTTCAGTGGTCCTGTGGATGACGACAAACGCATTGCGTATCGCCTGACGGGTTTGGCGGACGCTTCCGACACTCAGTTCGACCACAACAAGGAAGAACGTTACGCCATCGCCCCTGCTATCAGTGTCGACTTCACCGAAGACACCTCACTCACGCTGCAGGCCTATTTGCAGCACGACCCTAACGGTGGGTACCACGGCGGCAACCCTGCAGACGGTATGCTGCACAAGCGCAACGGCTTGCGCCTGTCAGACCATTTCTTCGAAGGCGAGCCGAGCATCGACAACTACGAGCGCACGCAGCAATCCTTCAGCTACCAGTTTGAGCACCGCTTCAATGATGTGTTCACCGCGCGGCAGAACTTTCGCTATCAGGATTCCGACGTGTCGATGGACCAGGTGTACTCCGCCGGCTGGGCAGATGTGGACAGCAATAGGCTAAACCGCGCCTATACCGGCGGCGACGAGCGCCTGCATTCATACATCATTGATAACATGCTGCAGGCAGAGTTTTTTACTGGGGCAGCCAAGCACACCCTGCTCTTGGGGGCTGACTACCAGCGGCGCAAAGCCGACGTGACATGGCGTTATGGCACCGTCGACCCGCTGGATGCTGGCAATCCGCAGTACGGCAATGGCAACCTTCAGGTACTGGGCGAGAACCGCTACCAGCGGCGTTTGCAACAAACGGGCGTGTACCTGCAGGATCTGGTGGAGCTGGACCAGTGGCGCTTTTCCTTGGGACTGCGCCAGGACTGGGTGAAGGTGTCCGAAGAGAACCGTGACAGCGACAGCAAGGTCAGTGATCAACGCTCCAGGTTCACCTCCCGGGCTGGAGTGCTCTACCTGTTCGAGAACGGCATTGCGCCCTACATCAGCTACTCGGAGTCGTTCAACCCGAACACCGTGTCCGACCAGCAAGGCCGGCCGCTGGCGCCGACGGAGGGCACTCAGTGGGAAGCCGGCATCAAATATCAGCCACCAGGGAGCGACAACCTGTTCACCGCATCGGTGTTCCGCATCGAGCAGGAGAATTTGGCGTCTAAACAGCCTGACGAAGACTTCTACCGCCCTGTCGGTGAAGTCCGCTCGCAAGGGCTGGAGCTGGAGGCCCATGTGCAACTGACCGACAGCCTCAAACTGCTGGGTGGCTATACCTTCACCGATATCGAGTATTCGAAGTCAATGCCGAGCCTTGTGTCGGGCGACTTGGACAACAAGGGTAATTCGCCGACTCAGGCGCCGAAACAGATGCTCTCGCTGTGGGCCGACTATAACTTCCGCCAGGGGGCACTGGATGGCCTGCGGCTGGGCGGTGGGGTGCGATATGTGGGGTACAGCTGGGTCGATGCGGAAAACAGCATGAAGGTGCCTTCCTACACCCTGTTCGACGCCTCGATCGGCTATGACCTGGGCAAGCTCGGCCTGACGGGTGTGGATGTGCGCTTGAACGCCAACAACCTTACCAATGAAAGCTACATCACCTCATGTGCCAGCCTGAACTACTGCTACATGGGTGAAGAGCGCAATGTGAGCGCCACGGTCAGCTATCAGTTCTAA
- the lapG gene encoding cysteine protease LapG, whose amino-acid sequence MPLSFAVASPTIAAFDWSEQGFAVAISWLLKTVVRYVGFAVLLGSLLLGGLHADWDFSQISRKSQALYGPLGAGQGRIDAWQSLMATQKQGTELERLQVVNRFFNQQLRYVEDIDLWHEVDYWATPVQALIKGAGDCEDYAIAKYFSLRRMGIPSEKLRITYVKALRQNRAHMVLTYYSSPQAQPLVLDSLMDAIKPASQRTDLLPVYAFNGEGLWLTGAAGNKKVGDTKRLSRWQDLLKKMQAEGFPAEPVY is encoded by the coding sequence GTGCCATTGTCTTTTGCGGTGGCAAGCCCCACCATCGCTGCTTTCGACTGGTCTGAACAGGGCTTCGCAGTGGCGATATCCTGGTTGCTCAAAACCGTAGTGCGCTATGTCGGCTTTGCCGTGCTGCTGGGCAGTCTTCTGCTGGGCGGCTTGCACGCGGATTGGGATTTCTCCCAGATCAGCCGCAAGTCGCAGGCTCTGTACGGCCCACTAGGTGCCGGGCAGGGTCGCATCGATGCCTGGCAGAGCCTGATGGCCACGCAGAAGCAGGGTACCGAGCTTGAAAGGTTGCAAGTGGTCAACCGCTTCTTCAACCAGCAATTGCGGTATGTCGAGGATATCGATCTGTGGCATGAGGTCGACTACTGGGCCACACCTGTGCAGGCACTGATCAAAGGTGCAGGGGACTGCGAGGATTACGCCATCGCCAAATATTTCAGTCTACGGCGCATGGGAATCCCCAGCGAAAAACTGCGCATCACCTACGTCAAGGCGCTGCGGCAGAACCGGGCACACATGGTCCTGACCTATTATTCAAGCCCACAGGCCCAGCCTTTGGTGCTGGACAGTCTGATGGATGCCATAAAGCCGGCAAGCCAGCGTACCGACCTGCTGCCGGTGTACGCCTTCAATGGCGAGGGGTTGTGGCTGACGGGCGCGGCAGGGAACAAGAAGGTTGGTGATACCAAGCGGCTGTCACGCTGGCAGGATTTGTTGAAGAAAATGCAGGCCGAAGGGTTCCCGGCCGAGCCGGTTTACTGA
- a CDS encoding type I secretion system permease/ATPase has translation MESEVSRVQLSHDPRSQHDDPLLDSLLSLCVLHQKPASRVMLTTGLPLPAQRLSPELLPRAAARAGLQGRLLQRKLEQIPSIAMPAMLLLKEGRSAVLLGWENDDTARLLLSESDGGEVHVSREALLSDYSGRVFFAQPQHKFDVNHGNLIPRAKSWFRDTLLRSKWLYIDAIAASLVINLIALAAPLFVMNVYDRVVPNQATSTLWVLAIGIAGAYIFDLILKGLRGLCLDLAGKKTDLIISATLFERIVGMSMKYRPARVGSFAQNIHEFQGLRDFLASLTLTSLIDLPFTILILIVIAIIGGHLVWIPIIAFPLALGIGYALQRPLMATMERTMALASERQSSLIETLAGLDAVKVNNAESERQYMWEQTLGTLSRLELRVKVLSSLAMNITLLIQQLAGVAMICVGVYLIIDGNLSMGGLVACYMLSGRALGPLGQLNGLLARYQQAKVTMVSTDHMMDLPQERNFEERPLSRKVLQGSVEFRGVDFTYPNQQNLALKNINLTIRPGEKVGIIGRSGSGKSSLAKLIVGLYEADGGSLLVDGVDIRQIDVSELRHNIGYVPQDIQLLAGTLRDNLVSGARYIEDELILQAAELAGVHEFARLHPDGYELQVGERGQNLSGGQRQNVALGRALLLNPQILLLDEPTSAMDNTGEERLKQRLQAVVEGKTVLLVTHRASLLSLVDRLIVIDRGQIVADGPKAAVMDALKKGQISVA, from the coding sequence GTGGAATCCGAAGTCAGTCGAGTCCAACTCAGCCACGATCCACGCAGTCAGCATGACGATCCCCTGCTGGATAGTCTGCTGAGCCTGTGTGTCCTGCACCAGAAGCCCGCCAGCCGGGTCATGCTGACAACAGGCCTACCGCTACCCGCCCAGCGCCTGAGCCCTGAACTGCTGCCGCGCGCCGCGGCCCGGGCTGGCCTGCAGGGGCGCCTGCTTCAGCGAAAGCTGGAGCAGATCCCGAGTATCGCCATGCCGGCCATGCTGCTGCTCAAGGAGGGCCGCAGCGCCGTCCTGCTCGGCTGGGAGAACGATGACACCGCGCGCCTGCTACTCAGCGAGAGCGACGGTGGCGAGGTGCATGTCAGCCGCGAAGCCCTGCTAAGCGACTACAGCGGCCGCGTGTTCTTCGCGCAGCCGCAGCACAAGTTCGATGTCAACCACGGCAACCTCATCCCACGAGCGAAGTCGTGGTTCCGCGACACCCTGCTGCGCAGCAAGTGGTTGTATATCGACGCCATCGCCGCCAGCCTGGTGATCAACCTGATCGCCTTGGCCGCGCCGCTGTTCGTGATGAACGTGTATGACCGAGTGGTGCCAAACCAGGCCACCTCGACGCTCTGGGTACTGGCCATCGGTATCGCCGGCGCGTATATCTTCGACCTGATCCTCAAAGGCCTTCGCGGCCTGTGCCTGGACCTGGCCGGCAAGAAGACCGACCTGATCATCTCGGCAACGCTGTTTGAACGTATCGTCGGCATGTCGATGAAGTACCGGCCGGCGCGGGTAGGCAGCTTTGCCCAGAACATTCACGAGTTCCAGGGCCTGCGCGACTTCCTCGCCTCGCTGACCCTGACCAGCCTGATCGACCTGCCCTTTACCATCCTGATTTTGATCGTCATCGCCATCATTGGCGGGCACCTGGTGTGGATACCGATCATCGCCTTCCCGCTGGCTCTGGGCATCGGCTACGCCCTGCAGCGGCCACTGATGGCGACCATGGAGCGGACCATGGCTTTGGCATCAGAGCGCCAGTCCAGCCTGATCGAAACCCTGGCGGGTCTGGATGCGGTAAAGGTCAACAACGCCGAAAGCGAACGCCAGTATATGTGGGAGCAAACCCTCGGCACCCTGAGCCGGCTGGAACTGCGCGTGAAAGTGCTGTCGAGCCTGGCGATGAACATCACCCTGCTGATCCAGCAACTGGCAGGCGTGGCAATGATCTGCGTCGGCGTGTACCTGATCATCGACGGCAACCTGAGCATGGGCGGCCTGGTGGCTTGCTACATGCTCAGCGGCCGTGCCCTCGGCCCGTTGGGCCAGCTCAACGGCCTGCTGGCCCGCTACCAGCAAGCCAAGGTGACCATGGTCTCCACCGACCACATGATGGATCTACCGCAAGAGCGCAACTTCGAAGAACGCCCGCTGAGCCGCAAGGTGCTGCAGGGCAGCGTCGAGTTCCGCGGGGTCGACTTCACTTATCCGAACCAGCAGAACCTGGCCCTGAAGAATATCAACCTGACCATCCGCCCTGGCGAGAAGGTCGGCATCATCGGCCGCAGCGGCTCCGGCAAGAGCTCGCTGGCCAAGCTCATCGTCGGCCTGTACGAGGCCGATGGTGGCTCGCTGCTGGTTGATGGCGTCGACATTCGCCAGATCGATGTCAGCGAACTGCGCCACAACATCGGCTACGTCCCCCAGGATATCCAGCTGCTGGCCGGCACCTTGCGTGACAACCTGGTCAGCGGCGCCCGCTACATCGAGGACGAATTGATCCTGCAGGCCGCTGAACTGGCGGGCGTACATGAATTCGCCCGGCTGCACCCCGACGGCTACGAGCTGCAAGTGGGTGAACGCGGGCAAAACCTGTCCGGCGGCCAGCGGCAGAACGTCGCCTTGGGCCGTGCGCTGCTGCTCAACCCGCAGATCCTGCTGCTGGACGAGCCGACCAGCGCCATGGACAACACCGGTGAAGAACGCCTCAAGCAGCGCCTGCAAGCGGTGGTGGAGGGCAAGACGGTACTGCTGGTCACGCACCGTGCCTCATTGCTGTCGCTGGTAGACCGGCTGATCGTGATCGATCGCGGGCAGATTGTCGCCGACGGCCCGAAAGCCGCGGTCATGGATGCACTGAAGAAGGGGCAGATCAGTGTTGCATAA
- a CDS encoding GntR family transcriptional regulator, which translates to MAKKIKLSNVLASEQLPPHQARAVIEERLRSAILDGRLPPGTAVRQQELATLYGVSRMPVREALRQLEAQSLLKVEMHKGAVVAPLIGEDAVDTYALRVLLESEALRQSIPLLDASDIASARGYIQQLENETSHTEIGRLNRLLHMALYSKAPNKKLLRLIENELNEEERFLRFHLSSMGLGKLTQDDHNALVDAASDKLVDEAVAVLERHLNGGARVIRNYLDTQLGR; encoded by the coding sequence GTGGCCAAGAAAATCAAATTGAGCAATGTGCTGGCCAGCGAGCAGTTGCCGCCGCATCAGGCCCGTGCCGTGATCGAAGAACGCCTGCGCAGCGCCATTCTCGATGGTCGCTTGCCCCCTGGTACTGCCGTTCGCCAACAAGAGCTCGCCACCCTGTACGGCGTCAGTCGCATGCCCGTGCGCGAAGCCCTGCGCCAGCTCGAAGCGCAATCCCTGTTGAAAGTGGAGATGCACAAGGGCGCCGTCGTTGCACCGCTGATCGGCGAGGATGCAGTGGACACCTATGCCCTTCGCGTATTGCTCGAGAGCGAGGCGCTGCGCCAGTCTATCCCGCTGCTTGATGCCAGCGACATCGCCAGCGCCCGCGGGTATATCCAGCAACTGGAGAACGAGACCAGCCACACCGAAATTGGCCGCCTCAACCGCCTGCTCCACATGGCGCTGTACAGCAAGGCGCCGAACAAGAAACTACTGCGCCTTATCGAGAACGAACTGAACGAGGAAGAACGCTTCCTGCGCTTCCATCTTTCGTCCATGGGCCTGGGCAAGCTCACTCAGGACGATCACAACGCACTGGTAGATGCAGCCAGCGACAAGCTGGTGGACGAAGCGGTAGCGGTGCTGGAACGGCACCTCAATGGCGGGGCGCGGGTGATCCGCAATTACCTGGATACGCAATTGGGGCGTTAG
- a CDS encoding FecR family protein, with protein MTVARPDTKTVRQAIQWMLRLRESGHDPALQQQCAQWRSSHHENEQAWQRMVHLHKDLDLRAIPGAGLALQTLETSQQRLRRRQALKLLGGVVMAGSASWLAKDLDTVSAWTSDYATGTGERRVFTLPDGSLMQLNTCSAVDLAFHDQQRLVRLKLGELMINCNPRHPLLVETRDALLEGFEGRFVAYQDSDCTRVSVSHGKVAIHRPGAGQLQWIEGGQNWRLDAQGAHRLAHMDMDAMAWTEGLIVTQDMRLSNFLAQVSRYRHGYLGCSNEIADLRLSGVFRLEDPEQLLRLLPQTLPVRLRRRTRWWVHVESIT; from the coding sequence ATGACCGTCGCACGCCCTGATACAAAAACGGTCAGGCAGGCCATTCAGTGGATGCTGCGGCTGCGTGAGAGCGGGCACGATCCAGCTCTGCAACAACAGTGCGCGCAATGGCGCAGCAGCCACCACGAAAACGAACAGGCCTGGCAGCGTATGGTTCACCTTCATAAGGACCTTGACCTGCGCGCTATCCCGGGTGCCGGGCTGGCATTGCAGACACTGGAAACCAGCCAGCAGCGCCTGCGCCGTCGACAGGCGCTGAAGCTGCTTGGCGGCGTTGTCATGGCAGGGTCGGCGAGCTGGCTGGCCAAAGACCTCGATACTGTGAGTGCCTGGACGTCAGACTATGCCACCGGCACGGGCGAGCGACGCGTCTTCACCCTGCCCGATGGCTCGCTGATGCAACTCAATACCTGCAGTGCCGTGGACCTGGCCTTCCATGATCAACAGCGTCTGGTCCGCCTGAAGCTTGGGGAATTGATGATCAACTGCAACCCCCGGCATCCCCTACTGGTAGAAACCCGCGACGCGCTGCTGGAAGGCTTCGAAGGACGCTTTGTGGCCTATCAGGATAGCGACTGCACACGTGTCAGCGTCAGCCACGGCAAAGTGGCGATACACCGGCCTGGTGCTGGCCAACTTCAGTGGATCGAAGGTGGCCAGAACTGGCGCCTGGATGCTCAAGGTGCGCACCGGCTCGCGCACATGGACATGGATGCGATGGCCTGGACTGAAGGGTTGATCGTCACTCAGGACATGCGCCTCTCCAACTTCCTCGCGCAGGTCAGCCGCTATCGCCATGGTTACCTGGGCTGCAGCAATGAGATTGCCGACCTGCGCCTGTCGGGGGTGTTCCGCCTCGAAGACCCGGAGCAACTGCTTCGGCTGCTACCGCAGACGTTGCCCGTACGACTTCGTCGGCGTACACGCTGGTGGGTGCATGTAGAGAGCATCACCTGA
- a CDS encoding sigma-70 family RNA polymerase sigma factor codes for MPSNDSVQTLYSDHHGWLHTWLRSKLGNAADAADLAQDTFVRLLQRREQLQLNAPRAFLRTVARGLVIDHWRREELHRAYLEALAHVPEALVPSVETRELLLELLERIARMLDGLKPKVRRAFLLAQCEGLKHQAIAEQMGISVRTVERYIANALYHCYVLRYEDDC; via the coding sequence ATGCCCAGCAACGATTCCGTGCAAACGCTCTACAGTGACCACCACGGCTGGTTGCATACCTGGCTGCGTAGCAAGCTCGGCAACGCAGCCGATGCGGCTGACCTCGCCCAGGATACCTTCGTCCGCTTGCTACAGCGTCGTGAACAATTGCAGCTGAATGCGCCCAGGGCCTTCCTGCGCACGGTAGCGCGTGGGCTGGTGATCGATCATTGGCGCCGCGAGGAACTGCACAGGGCCTATCTGGAGGCTTTGGCCCATGTGCCGGAAGCACTGGTCCCCTCAGTCGAGACCCGCGAGCTGCTGCTGGAATTGCTTGAGCGTATTGCACGCATGCTCGACGGCCTCAAACCCAAGGTACGTCGCGCATTCCTGCTGGCTCAATGCGAGGGGCTGAAGCATCAGGCCATCGCCGAACAGATGGGGATCTCCGTGCGCACCGTTGAGCGCTACATCGCCAATGCGCTCTATCACTGCTACGTGCTGCGCTATGAAGACGACTGCTGA
- the lapD gene encoding cyclic di-GMP receptor LapD gives MSLFKQLLLAICLFLVVAFSGSFMVSLESSRSQYVNQLRSHAQDAATALALSLTPNIDDPAMVELMVSSIFDSGYYASIKVVDLGSNAVLVERHAEPDPGGVPLWFVRLIGLEAAGGDAIVSRGWQQAARVEVISHPMFAIAKLWQSALGSLGWLLLCGAASAVLGALLLRRQLRPLDYMVEQSHAIARREFLSLPELPRTPELRRVVQAMNQMVEKLKALFTEQAERSERLRAESYQDSLTGLSNRRYFEMQLNNRVSNLEDARAGYLLLLRVQGLAGLNARLGGQRTDQLLQAVGEQLRRTCASYPETNDLISRSRGGEFAVLAPGMVHEEAVHLAQALEATLQSLHETGASDIDPVACIGLAPFSPGDSPQALLKLADEALARAENQPTPGWVCLEQGVAAVAADSQHAWHERLDQAFINGHFELFFQPVIECASSQRVLHHKVISRLRDGQGEALPAGRFLPWLERFGWMPRLDVLVLEKVLAHLRGHDQVLALNLSAATLADPKALQRVFELLGQNAALGPRLVFEIGEEQLPEQAALEQLTRRLHGLGFGLALQRFGGRFSMIGNLAHLGLAYLKIDGSYIRNIDHEQHKRLFIEAIQRAAHSIDLPLIAERVETEGERLVLLEMGVGGIQGQLVGEPAPWR, from the coding sequence ATGTCACTGTTCAAACAATTGCTGTTGGCCATTTGCCTGTTCCTGGTGGTCGCCTTCAGTGGCAGTTTCATGGTCAGCCTGGAAAGCTCGCGCAGCCAGTACGTCAACCAGCTGCGCTCGCACGCCCAGGATGCGGCCACCGCACTGGCGCTTTCGCTGACGCCGAATATCGACGACCCAGCGATGGTCGAGCTGATGGTCAGCTCGATTTTCGACAGTGGTTACTATGCAAGCATCAAGGTCGTCGACCTGGGTTCCAACGCCGTGCTGGTGGAGCGTCACGCCGAGCCAGACCCTGGTGGTGTGCCGCTTTGGTTCGTGCGCCTGATCGGCCTCGAGGCCGCCGGCGGCGATGCAATCGTCAGTCGTGGCTGGCAGCAGGCCGCGCGCGTTGAAGTGATCAGCCACCCGATGTTCGCCATTGCCAAGCTTTGGCAAAGCGCCTTGGGCAGCCTGGGTTGGTTGCTGTTGTGCGGTGCGGCCAGTGCCGTGCTCGGTGCTTTGCTGTTGCGCCGCCAGTTGAGGCCGCTGGACTACATGGTAGAGCAATCTCACGCTATTGCCCGCCGCGAATTCCTCAGCCTGCCAGAGTTGCCACGCACGCCGGAGCTACGCCGCGTAGTGCAAGCGATGAACCAGATGGTCGAGAAACTCAAAGCCCTGTTCACCGAGCAGGCCGAGCGCAGTGAGCGGCTGCGTGCGGAGTCCTACCAGGACAGCCTGACCGGGCTGTCGAACCGCCGCTATTTTGAAATGCAGCTGAACAATCGGGTAAGCAACCTGGAAGACGCGCGCGCCGGTTACCTGCTGTTGCTGCGGGTTCAGGGCCTGGCTGGCCTGAACGCCCGCCTTGGCGGCCAGCGTACCGACCAGTTGTTGCAAGCGGTAGGTGAACAGCTGCGTCGTACTTGTGCCAGCTACCCGGAAACCAACGACCTCATTTCCCGCAGCCGCGGCGGCGAGTTTGCAGTGCTGGCACCGGGCATGGTGCATGAGGAGGCAGTACACCTTGCCCAGGCTCTGGAGGCAACGTTGCAGAGCCTGCACGAAACGGGGGCCAGTGATATCGACCCGGTGGCTTGTATAGGCCTGGCGCCATTCAGCCCTGGTGATTCACCCCAGGCATTGCTGAAGCTGGCCGACGAGGCTCTGGCCCGCGCTGAGAACCAGCCAACGCCGGGCTGGGTATGCCTTGAGCAAGGTGTTGCTGCGGTTGCTGCGGATAGTCAGCATGCCTGGCACGAACGGCTCGACCAAGCGTTCATCAATGGGCATTTCGAGTTGTTCTTCCAGCCAGTGATAGAGTGCGCTTCCTCGCAACGGGTACTGCACCACAAAGTTATTTCGCGTTTGCGCGATGGCCAGGGCGAGGCCTTGCCGGCGGGCCGCTTCCTGCCTTGGCTGGAGCGCTTCGGCTGGATGCCGCGGCTGGATGTGCTGGTGCTGGAGAAAGTGTTGGCGCACCTGCGAGGGCATGACCAAGTGCTGGCGTTGAACCTGTCCGCCGCCACCCTGGCCGACCCCAAGGCCCTTCAGCGCGTTTTCGAGCTGCTGGGCCAGAATGCGGCGCTCGGTCCGCGGCTGGTTTTTGAAATTGGCGAGGAGCAGTTGCCTGAGCAGGCAGCGTTGGAGCAACTCACCCGGCGCCTGCATGGGCTTGGCTTCGGGTTGGCTTTGCAACGCTTCGGTGGGCGCTTCAGCATGATTGGCAACCTGGCGCATTTGGGCCTGGCGTACCTGAAGATTGACGGCAGTTACATCCGCAACATCGATCATGAGCAGCACAAGCGGCTGTTCATCGAAGCGATCCAGCGTGCGGCGCATAGCATCGACCTGCCGCTGATTGCCGAGCGAGTCGAGACGGAAGGGGAGCGGTTGGTGTTGCTGGAGATGGGAGTAGGCGGGATTCAGGGGCAACTGGTGGGTGAGCCTGCGCCTTGGCGCTGA
- a CDS encoding HlyD family type I secretion periplasmic adaptor subunit encodes MGQFKDGLRRYFKGSDSLGGQPLPEVNKALIEDAPRVVRLTIWGVILFFVFLIVWASVAPIDEVTRGEGKAIPSSKVQKIQNLEGGIVAEIFAKEGQIVEVGQPLLRLDETRFASNVGETEADRLAMALRVERLSAEVEDRPLIIDEKLRKAAPNQAASEESLYQSRRQQLQDEIGGLQQQLVQRQQELREYSSKRTQYANSLELLRKEISMSEPLVATGAISQVEVLRLRRAEVENRGQLDSTALAIPRAEAAIREVQSKIEETRGKFRSEALTQLNEARTELNKATATSKALDDRVHRTLVTSPVRGIVKQLLVNTIGGVIQPGSDIIEVVPLDDTLVIEAKILPKDIAFLHPGQEATVKFTAYDYTIYGGLKAKLEQIGADTITDEDKKTTYYLIKLRTDRSHLGTDEKPLLIIPGMVATVDIMTGKKTIMSYLLKPIMKARSEALRER; translated from the coding sequence ATGGGGCAGTTCAAGGACGGCCTGCGGCGCTATTTCAAAGGCAGCGACTCGCTTGGCGGCCAGCCGCTGCCCGAGGTGAACAAGGCCCTGATCGAAGATGCACCGCGCGTGGTGCGGCTGACCATCTGGGGCGTGATCCTGTTCTTCGTGTTCTTGATTGTATGGGCCAGCGTCGCGCCCATCGACGAAGTTACGCGGGGTGAAGGCAAGGCCATTCCGTCTTCCAAGGTGCAGAAGATCCAGAACCTGGAGGGCGGCATCGTCGCCGAAATCTTCGCCAAGGAGGGGCAGATCGTCGAAGTGGGCCAGCCATTGCTGCGCCTGGATGAAACCCGCTTCGCCTCCAACGTTGGTGAAACCGAGGCTGACCGCCTGGCCATGGCCCTGCGAGTCGAACGTTTGAGTGCCGAGGTAGAGGACCGCCCGCTGATTATCGACGAAAAGCTGCGTAAAGCCGCGCCAAACCAGGCGGCCAGTGAGGAGTCGCTGTACCAGAGCCGGCGCCAGCAACTGCAGGACGAAATTGGCGGCCTGCAACAGCAGTTGGTCCAACGCCAGCAGGAGCTGCGCGAATACAGCTCCAAACGCACCCAGTACGCCAACAGCCTCGAGCTGCTGCGCAAGGAAATCAGCATGTCCGAACCGCTGGTGGCAACCGGCGCGATTTCCCAGGTTGAAGTGCTGCGCCTGCGCCGTGCTGAAGTGGAAAACCGCGGTCAGCTGGACTCCACTGCGCTGGCGATCCCGCGCGCAGAGGCGGCCATACGCGAGGTGCAAAGCAAGATCGAAGAGACGCGTGGCAAGTTCCGAAGCGAAGCGCTGACCCAGCTGAACGAGGCACGCACCGAACTGAACAAGGCTACCGCCACCAGCAAGGCGCTGGACGACCGGGTGCACCGCACACTGGTCACCTCGCCCGTACGCGGTATCGTCAAGCAACTGCTGGTGAACACCATTGGCGGGGTAATCCAGCCAGGCAGTGATATCATCGAAGTCGTGCCGCTGGACGACACGCTGGTCATTGAGGCGAAAATTTTGCCCAAAGACATCGCCTTCCTGCACCCTGGCCAGGAAGCGACGGTCAAGTTCACCGCGTATGACTACACCATCTACGGTGGGCTCAAGGCCAAGCTGGAGCAGATTGGCGCCGACACCATTACCGATGAAGACAAGAAGACTACGTATTACCTGATCAAGCTGCGCACTGATCGCAGCCACCTGGGGACTGACGAGAAGCCACTGCTGATCATTCCGGGGATGGTGGCGACGGTGGACATCATGACAGGCAAGAAAACCATCATGAGCTACCTGCTCAAGCCGATCATGAAGGCGCGTTCGGAAGCGCTGCGCGAGCGGTGA